The proteins below come from a single Triticum aestivum cultivar Chinese Spring chromosome 5D, IWGSC CS RefSeq v2.1, whole genome shotgun sequence genomic window:
- the LOC123122333 gene encoding transcription initiation factor IIB — MGDSYCQDCKKHTEVAFDHSAGDTVCTECGLVLEAHSVDETSEWRTFANESNDNDPVRVGGPSNPLLTDGGLSTVIAKPNGAHGDFLSSSLGRWQNRGSNPDRSLILAFRTIANMADRLGLVATIKDRANEIYKKVEDLKSIRGRNQDAILAACLYIACRQEDRPRTVKEICSVANGATKKEIGRAKEFIVKQLEVEMGQSMEMGTIHAGDFLRRFCSTLGMNNTAVKAAQEAVQRSEELDIRRSPISIAAAVIYMITQLSEDKKPLKDISLATGVAEGTIRNSYKDLYPYAARLIPNSYAKEEDLKNLCTP; from the exons ATGGGCGACTCGTACTGCCAGGACTGCAAGAAGCACACGGAGGTGGCCTTCGACCACTCGGCGGGGGACACGGTGTGCACCGAGTGCGGCCTCGTCCTCGAGGCGCACTCCGTCGACGAGACCTCCGAGTGGCGCACCTTCGCCAACGAGTCCAACGACAACGACCCCGTCCGCGTCGGCGGGCCCTCCAACCCGCTCCTCACCGACGGCGGCCTCTCCACCGTCATCGCCAAGCCCAACGGCGCCCACGGCgacttcctctcctcctccctcggccGCTGGCAGAACCGCGGCTCCAACCCCGACCGCTCCCTCATCCTCGCCTTCCGCACCATCGCAAACATGGCTGACAG GTTGGGTCTTGTGGCTACTATTAAG GACCGAGCCAATGAAATCTATAAGAAGGTGGAAGATCTCAAGTCTATCAGGGGAAGAAATCAAGATGCTATATTAGCTGCTTGTCTGTATATTGCTTGTAGACAAGAAGATCGTCCTAGGACTGTAAAAG AAATTTGCTCAGTTGCCAATGGAGCAACAAAGAAAGAGATTGGTCGAGCAAAAGAGTTCATAGTGAAACAGCTGGAAGTTGAGATGGGCCAATCTATGGAGATGGGAACCATCCATGCTGGAGATTTCCTG AGGCGTTTCTGTTCAACTCTTGGGATGAACAATACTGCTGTTAAAGCAGCTCAGGAGGCAGTTCAGCGCTCAGAGGAGCTTGATATAAG GAGGAGTCCTATTTCAATTGCGGCTGCTGTCATTTATATGATAACCCAGCTTTCAGAGGACAAAAAGCCACTTAAAG ATATCTCCTTGGCCACCGGAGTGGCAGAAGGCACCATCAGGAATTCATACAAGGACCTGTACCCCTACGCCGCGAGGCTCATCCCGAACTCGTACGCCAAGGAGGAAGACCTGAAGAACCTGTGCACACCATAG
- the LOC123120794 gene encoding putative serpin-Z8, with product MEPPQSTGMADLTARLTKRLADANSDRNLVFSPLSIHAVLALLATGTRGDTLEEILRVLGARSRSELEDSVARLLDGPLRDRSSEPDGGGPSVAFASGVWSDLTRPLKPAFRDAVVGKYKAEASSVDFRKYPEQAVQQIDAWAAAATRNLIQSAVPPGAVHRGTDLVLANAIYFRGKWDVPFYESSTKNRPFYRLDGTAVDVPFMSNYDRHFIAEHDGFKVLQLHYKRSSRYPRSRNHGMSMCIFLPDARDGLGSLLDKITSSSAAGFLREHLPTSTVSVGEFGVPKFELSFQSSLVGVLNDLGLRLPFTQDADLSEMLQEQDDGSGLPFLVQDVFQKAVIQVNEEGTKAAAVNMSLFYSPTSPPVWPRQVDFVADHPFAYFIVEEASHAVLFAGHVVDPGNGAAAAIPTPAPFQERATTKREPEDEVVNEYTGYAPVYYVPKPVSPVCDPAGPSPWGCNLCASTGPPV from the coding sequence ATGGAGCCGCCGCAGTCCACCGGCATGGCCGATCTCACCGCCCGCCTCACCAAGCGCCTCGCGGACGCCAACAGCGACCGCAACCTGGTCTTCTCGCCGCTCTCCATCCACGCCGTCCTCGCGCTCCTGGCCACCGGCACCCGCGGGGACACCCTGGAAGAGATCCTCCGAGTCCTGGGCGCACGGTCCCGCAGCGAGCTAGAGGACTCCGTGGCGCGCCTCCTGGACGGACCCCTCAGGGACAGGTCGTCGGAGCCTGACGGCGGCGGGCCGAGCGTGGCGTTCGCGTCCGGCGTGTGGAGCGACCTGACGCGGCCGCTGAAGCCGGCCTTCCGCGACGCCGTGGTCGGCAAGTACAAGGCCGAGGCCAGCTCCGTCGACTTCCGCAAATACCCAGAGCAGGCGGTGCAGCAGATCGACGCGTGGGCCGCGGCGGCCACGAGGAACCTCATCCAGTCCGCCGTCCCTCCGGGAGCCGTGCACCGGGGCACCGACCTCGTGCTGGCCAACGCCATCTACTTCAGGGGCAAGTGGGACGTGCCGTTCTACGAGAGCTCGACCAAGAACAGGCCCTTCTACCGGCTCGACGGCACCGCCGTCGACGTCCCCTTCATGTCCAACTACGACCGCCACTTCATCGCCGAGCACGACGGGttcaaggtgctccagctgcactACAAGAGAAGTTCACGGTACCCTCGTAGTCGGAACCACGGCATGTCCATGTGCATCTTCCTCCCGGACGCGCGCGACGGCCTGGGGAGCCTGCTGGACAAGATCACGTCGTCGTCCGCCGCAGGCTTCCTGCGCGAGCACCTGCCGACGAGCACGGTCTCGGTGGGCGAGTTCGGGGTGCCCAAGTTCGAGCTCTCCTTCCAGAGCAGCCTCGTCGGCGTGCTCAACGACCTGGGGCTCCGGCTGCCCTTCACCCAGGACGCCGACCTCTCCGAGATGCTGCAGGAGCAGGACGACGGTTCCGGCTTGCCGTTCCTCGTGCAGGACGTCTTCCAGAAGGCCGTCATCCAGGTGAACGAGGAAGGGACCAAAGCCGCCGCCGTCAACATGTCGTTATTCTACAGCCCGACAAGCCCTCCTGTCTGGCCACGACAGGTGGATTTCGTCGCCGACCACCCGTTCGCCTACTTCATAGTGGAGGAGGCGTCGCACGCCGTCCTCTTCGCGGGGCACGTCGTCGACCCTGGCAATGGCGCCGCGGCGGCGATCCCGACCCCCGCCCCGTTCCAGGAACGCGCCACAACAAAAAGAGAACCTGAAGATGAGGTGGTGAACGAGTATACGGGTTATGCTCCCGTGTATTATGTTCCCAAACCCGTGTCGCCGGTATGCGATCCAGCAGGCCCGAGCCCATGGGGGTGCAACCTGTGCGCCAGCACAGGGCCCCCAGTTTAG